In a single window of the Streptomyces sp. NBC_00285 genome:
- a CDS encoding ABC transporter substrate-binding protein: MFMRNRYLPPLAALVSISTVAGCGVFSSGSAGDDKAIVVGTTSAPATLDPAASWDNSWELFRNVYQTLLNYSPGGSDPEPDAAESCQFTDTSSTVYSCTLREGLKFSNGHTLDAKAVKYSFDRIKKINVNGGPAGLLGTLSRVQTKGDREVVFHLSQPDATFPLVLTTPAMSIVDPDEYSANAIRKDGKISGSGPYSLDSYQEGKKAELVRNDNYKGIADLKNNAVTIRYFPQSDQLVKALKNKEISVVYRGLGASDTVDIEVNQQKEGLQLVENPTTEISYLVFNPSDPWSAKPAVRKAVAQIVDRPALVHYVYKDTVEPLYSMVPAGLTGHTTGFFDDFGDPSVSKAKRFLRTAGITERVPLTLWYTSDRYGSTTKPAFQELKRQLEASGLFTITLKSRPWKTYVEGYQKGEYPVFGRGWFPDFHDADNFIAPFVGQQNALGTPYEAPEITGRLLPESRAESDRGAVGPEIEDAQQIFVDDARLVPLWQGKQYVAANEEIAGLEKVIDPATMMTMWELYWKTSW, encoded by the coding sequence GTGTTCATGCGGAACCGATACCTGCCGCCGCTCGCGGCTCTCGTGTCCATTTCCACGGTGGCCGGATGCGGCGTGTTCTCCTCGGGCTCCGCCGGCGACGACAAGGCGATCGTCGTGGGAACCACCAGTGCCCCGGCCACGCTGGACCCCGCGGCCTCCTGGGACAACTCCTGGGAGCTGTTCCGAAACGTCTACCAGACGCTCCTGAACTACAGCCCCGGTGGATCCGACCCCGAACCCGACGCCGCCGAAAGCTGCCAGTTCACGGACACGTCGAGCACCGTGTACAGCTGCACACTGCGCGAGGGGCTGAAGTTCTCCAACGGGCACACGCTGGACGCCAAGGCCGTCAAGTACTCGTTCGACCGGATCAAGAAGATCAACGTCAACGGCGGCCCCGCGGGCCTGCTCGGAACGCTCTCCCGGGTGCAGACGAAGGGTGACCGCGAGGTCGTCTTCCATCTCAGCCAGCCCGACGCCACCTTCCCCCTGGTGCTCACCACGCCGGCCATGTCGATCGTGGACCCCGACGAGTACTCCGCGAACGCGATCCGCAAGGACGGGAAGATCAGCGGCTCGGGGCCCTACAGCCTCGACTCCTACCAGGAGGGCAAGAAGGCCGAGCTGGTCCGCAACGACAACTACAAGGGCATAGCGGACCTCAAGAACAACGCCGTCACCATCCGCTACTTCCCGCAGTCGGACCAACTGGTCAAGGCACTCAAGAACAAGGAGATCTCGGTCGTGTACCGCGGTCTCGGCGCCTCCGACACCGTGGACATCGAGGTCAACCAGCAGAAGGAAGGGCTCCAGCTGGTGGAGAACCCCACCACGGAGATCAGTTACCTGGTGTTCAACCCCAGCGACCCGTGGTCCGCGAAGCCCGCGGTCCGCAAGGCCGTCGCCCAGATCGTCGACCGTCCGGCGCTCGTGCACTACGTCTACAAGGACACCGTCGAGCCGCTGTACTCGATGGTCCCGGCCGGACTCACCGGCCACACCACGGGCTTCTTCGACGACTTCGGAGACCCCAGCGTGTCCAAGGCCAAGCGGTTCCTCAGGACAGCCGGGATCACCGAGCGCGTCCCGCTGACCCTGTGGTACACCAGCGACCGCTACGGCTCGACGACCAAGCCGGCCTTCCAGGAGCTGAAGCGGCAGCTGGAGGCCTCGGGCCTCTTCACGATCACCCTGAAGAGCCGCCCGTGGAAGACCTACGTCGAGGGCTACCAGAAGGGCGAGTACCCGGTGTTCGGGCGCGGCTGGTTCCCCGACTTCCACGACGCCGACAACTTCATCGCGCCCTTCGTGGGCCAGCAGAACGCACTCGGCACCCCGTACGAGGCCCCTGAGATCACCGGCCGGCTGCTGCCGGAATCGCGCGCGGAGAGCGACCGCGGGGCCGTGGGCCCGGAGATCGAGGACGCCCAGCAGATCTTCGTGGACGACGCGCGGCTGGTGCCGCTGTGGCAGGGCAAGCAGTACGTGGCCGCGAACGAGGAGATCGCCGGTCTCGAGAAGGTCATCGACCCGGCGACCATGATGACGATGTGGGAGCTGTACTGGAAGACCAGCTGGTAG
- a CDS encoding uracil-DNA glycosylase, which translates to MTDIAMLPESWRGVLGDELQQPYFKELTEFVEDERAKGPVYPPREEVFAALDATPYDRVKVLILGQDPYHGEGQGHGLCFSVRPGVRTPPSLRNIYKEMKEELGLEIPDNGYLMPWAQQGVLLLNAVLTVRSGEANSHKGKGWEKVTDAVIRAVAERPDPAVFVLWGNYAQKKLPLIDESRHIVVKGAHPSPLSAKKFFGSRPFTQIDEAVARQGHEAIDWAIPNLG; encoded by the coding sequence GTGACCGACATCGCCATGCTGCCCGAGTCCTGGCGCGGGGTTCTGGGTGACGAGCTCCAGCAGCCGTACTTCAAGGAGCTGACGGAGTTCGTCGAGGACGAGCGGGCGAAGGGTCCCGTCTATCCGCCGCGCGAGGAGGTCTTCGCCGCCCTCGACGCGACGCCCTACGACCGGGTGAAGGTCCTGATCCTCGGTCAGGACCCGTACCACGGCGAGGGCCAGGGCCACGGGCTGTGCTTCTCGGTCCGCCCGGGCGTGCGGACCCCGCCCTCCCTCCGGAACATCTACAAGGAGATGAAGGAGGAGCTGGGCCTGGAGATCCCGGACAACGGCTACCTCATGCCCTGGGCCCAGCAAGGCGTCCTGCTGCTCAACGCGGTGCTCACGGTCCGCTCCGGCGAGGCCAATTCGCACAAGGGCAAGGGCTGGGAGAAAGTCACCGACGCGGTGATCCGCGCGGTGGCCGAGCGCCCCGACCCGGCGGTCTTCGTGCTGTGGGGCAACTACGCGCAGAAGAAGCTCCCCCTGATCGACGAGAGCCGGCACATCGTGGTCAAGGGCGCTCACCCCTCCCCGCTGTCGGCGAAGAAGTTCTTCGGCTCCCGCCCGTTCACACAGATCGACGAGGCGGTCGCCCGGCAGGGTCACGAGGCGATCGACTGGGCGATCCCGAACCTCGGCTGA
- a CDS encoding SDR family oxidoreductase, giving the protein MTSQLPELSGKVALITGASRGIGYGIAEAFVARGDRVVITGRTEDTLKGAVEQLGAERALYVAGKAHDEAHQVTAVERAMEAFGRVDYLVNNAGTNPVFGPIADLDLNVARKVFETNVISALGFAQKTWHAWQKDNGGAIVNIASVAGIAPSPFIAAYGVSKAALINLTQQLAHEFAPGVRVNAIAPAVVKTKFASALYEGREAEAAASYPLARLGVPSDIGGAAAFLTSSQSDWVTGQTLVVDGGIFLNAGVG; this is encoded by the coding sequence ATGACTTCGCAACTCCCCGAGCTTTCGGGCAAGGTCGCGCTCATCACGGGCGCCAGCCGCGGTATCGGTTACGGCATCGCCGAGGCGTTCGTCGCACGCGGTGACCGGGTGGTCATCACCGGCCGCACCGAGGACACCCTCAAGGGGGCCGTCGAGCAGCTCGGCGCCGAGCGTGCCCTCTACGTCGCGGGCAAGGCGCACGACGAGGCCCACCAGGTCACCGCCGTCGAGCGCGCCATGGAGGCCTTCGGCCGCGTCGACTACCTGGTCAACAACGCCGGTACCAACCCGGTGTTCGGGCCGATCGCCGACCTCGACCTCAACGTGGCGCGCAAGGTCTTCGAGACCAATGTGATCTCCGCGCTCGGCTTCGCGCAGAAGACCTGGCACGCCTGGCAGAAGGACAACGGCGGCGCGATCGTCAACATCGCCTCCGTCGCGGGCATCGCGCCCTCGCCCTTCATCGCCGCGTACGGCGTCAGCAAGGCGGCGCTGATCAACCTCACCCAGCAGCTCGCGCACGAGTTCGCGCCGGGGGTGCGGGTCAACGCGATCGCCCCGGCCGTCGTGAAGACGAAGTTCGCCTCGGCCCTGTACGAGGGGCGCGAGGCGGAGGCCGCCGCGTCCTACCCGCTGGCCCGGCTCGGCGTGCCCTCCGACATCGGCGGGGCCGCGGCCTTCCTCACCTCGTCGCAGTCCGACTGGGTCACCGGTCAGACACTCGTCGTCGACGGCGGCATCTTCCTCAACGCCGGCGTGGGCTGA